A stretch of the Gracilinanus agilis isolate LMUSP501 chromosome 4, AgileGrace, whole genome shotgun sequence genome encodes the following:
- the LOC123244801 gene encoding translation initiation factor IF-2-like, with amino-acid sequence MGSRRGAWSPDKPERPAALPEEVVGEGGASCPPPRNGAEGSATLGRGLDAPDRPHRAAASSSPLRQERLRPDYRGGAQGGRGGSGEEPRAETPAPLPQPLPGLGESRRGAWEGPRGGRGGRSVGSARPPREGHRRGPDALRARAVGGSERPYPGSTAAPHVVATQHARRTYADGLRGSAGVRSQTVQETTPKIPKARPRPPAPRGLAIVKPGAEPLEGALGPPALSLQPRGRARMCPKEGAASRRCGGVCLLNLRRERAASAPRNGKCSKGGPNRRPSGQLRTQPWEGSGQKPKNEAES; translated from the coding sequence ATGGGCAGCCGGAGAGGAGCCTGGAGTCCTGACAAGCCAGAGAGGCCGGCCGCACTGCCCGAGGAGGtcgtgggggaggggggagcaagCTGCCCGCCTCCCCGAAATGGCGCCGAGGGTTCTGCCACGCTGGGAAGAGGCCTGGATGCCCCGGATAGGCCGCACAGAGCCGCAGCGTCCAGCTCTCCCCTCCGCCAGGAAAGACTGAGGCCAGACTACCGAGGAGGCGCGCAGGGAGGGCGGGGCGGGAGCGGggaggagcctcgggcagagacACCTGCGCCCCTCCCCCAGCCTCTGCCGGGGCTCGGAGAGAGCAGACGAGGAGCTTGGGAGGGCCCGCGGGGAGGGCGGGGAGGGCGCTCTGTGGGCAGCGCCCGGCCTCCGCGAGAAGGGCACCGTCGGGGTCCTGACGCCCTGCGGGCCCGTGCCGTGGGCGGCTCGGAGAGGCCCTATCCCGGCTCTACGGCAGCGCCGCACGTGGTGGCCACACAACACGCACGCAGGACGTACGCAGACGGCCTGCGTGGGTCTGCAGGTGTGCGGAGCCAGACAGTGCAAGAGACGACCCCGAAGATCCCGAAGGCCCGCCCTCGCCCGCCTGCCCCGCGGGGATTGGCCATCGTGAAGCCGGGGGCGGAGCCTCTGGAGGGAGCTCTGGGCCCTCCGGCCTTGTCCCTACAGCCCCGGGGCAGAGCCAGAATGTGCCCTAAAGAGGGAGCAGCTTCCCGCCGCTGCGGAGGAGTCTGTTTGTTAAACCTCCGCAGGGAGCGGGCAGCGTCCGCACCCCGGAATGGCAAATGCTCCAAAGGCGGCCCCAATCGCCGCCCGTCCGGCCAGCTGAGGACGCAGCCTTGGGAAGGTTCTGGGCAAAAGCCTAAGAATGAAGCCGAATCCTAA